The sequence CGTCAAAGCCCGCCGCTTCAAGGCGGGCCCGCACCGTCGACTCAAAATCGCCGACTGGCACCCGCGGCATGCCCCGAAATGTGACGCTCGCGCGCGAGGTGTACACCGCTTCCAGCACGATCAGATCGTCCAGGAGAGCACGAATCTGCCCCACCTGCTCCTGTAGCGCTTCACGTTTCATCTGTTGTCCCATGCCACAGTCGGCATGCTCTCTATATACCCGCCGAACGGCCATGGTGCCATCGACAACTTCTCCGGCCACCTGCCGGAGGACCTGGCCAGGTTGCTGACAAGCGCCGTTCATGTCATTCTGAGCCCCGCCGCTCTTTGGCGGGGCGAAGAATCTGCTGTTACGTTCAGATGAAGAAACAGCAGGTCCTTCGCTTCATCCCGCGCTCGCAGAGCGCGGGATTCGCTCAGGACGACATGGGAGGGTCGATTCCCGTTTCGTGCGTCCTTCAGCAACGTGTGAGATCTGCTGCATCCTTGGGTCACAAATCCATAGGTATGCAGGGCGTATTGCCGTACGCCCCAACTGCGAGGACAAGGGGCTTCAGCCCCTTGCGACACAAAAAAGAGATCCCCCCGCTCAAGCGGGGGGATCTCAGGACTAACAGACTTACCAGCGAGAACCGGAGATTAGAATCTCCAAGCGCCCACCGGCCGATCCGCGGGATGTCCGGACACCCAACTGAGGAGCTTCGTGACGTCGGCGCCGTCGTTCAGGCCGTCGGCATTCACGTCACCGCAGTAGTCGCCCGGATACTTCGGCAGAAGAGCGATCATCCACGCGACGTCGGCGAGGTCGACAAACGCGTCCTCGTTGACATTACCGCGAGCGAAGCCGGCCCAACGAGCAGCCCGCTTGGCCACACCCAGGGCATTCTGTTCGATGGTGGCGGCGTTGTCCGTGCTGGCATCGACGCCGTAGACAGCCGCAGTCCACTCGGCGGTGGTCGCGCCCGCACCCAGCGAGAACGGCTTGCCGATCAGGACGCTCGACTTGTCTTCGTACGTACCCGGATTGTCGATCATCCGGGCCGGGAAGATGTTCATGACGTCGCCCCACACACCCGTCCGTCCCGGACCGTCGCTGTAATTCCAGTAGTTGCTGTAGATGCGATCCGGGTTGGAGATGACATAGATGCCATGCGGCGAGTTCGGCGCAGGATCGATACCGTCGTACGTCGACGGCATATTGACGTCGAACATACCATAGGCGATCGTCGCGTTGACTCCCGCATCCCACTGCGCATAGCCGTTGAACAGATCCGAAACCAATCCGGTGTTGGCGCCCGTGTTGATGTCCCAGTCGATATGCGTGCCCGGATAGATCGGACCCTTCGCCAGGCCATCGCCGAACGGCGGTATGCGGTTGGTGAACGTCCAGTGGATCAGCTTGAAGTCCCCATACAGAGGATCGTACGCGCCGACCTCTTTCTGGAGGATGTCAAAGCCGATCGCAGCCAACGGGGTGCCCGCTGGGGCGGCAAAATCCGTGTCGGAGTAGGCCGACTGGATCCATTCGCCATAGATGTCCACCGGTCCGCCGCCTGTCCGGTACCGGCCCAAGACAACGTTCGTCGCCTTCTGCATCGCGCATCCGCCCGGCGGCTGCGGGTTGCCGGCGTAGTTCTCCTGGCCGCCGAACATGTCGACGAACAACTGCGCCCCGCCGATCGCTGCCGACGAGTCACCGAACAGCATGAACGTGCCGTCGTAGAAGTTGTTGTCCGGCGAACCGCCATCGGCCACGAAACGGAACTCCCGTGACGAGCTGGCATCATCGCCCAGGTTGCCATGGTTGTACATCGTCTCGTAGTTGGCCGTGGCGGCCCCGTGCACGTCGCCGAAGTACAGCGTGTCGGCCGCAAACAGGCAGCCGCCGACCGCGGTCACTCCGAACTCTGCCACCGAATGCGGCGGCAGGAAGTCGAAGTCAGGATCGTCGTTCGTCAACTCAATGATGTTCAGGTCGATCCCACGACCGAGGTACGGAACCGTGCCGTTGATGTCGAACGTGAGATCGCCGAACGCGCCCGCGCCGATGGCGGTCGGGATGGCCGCGCCGTTGATCTTCACGTTGCCGACACGGACGTTGCTGGCGCCCGCCGCCATGCGGTTCTCGGAACGCTTGCTGCCTTCGACCAACACCGGATTGCACGTGAGCTCGCCATCGATCATCCGCGTGCTCAGGCCGGCCATGTGCTGCTGCTTCGTCAGGGACGCATCGGTGAAGTACGAGTTGTAATCAGCATCCACCGAAGGATACAGCGAGCGACGCTGCATCAAATCCTGGCGGGCATGGCGAATCGACGCCGCCGAGCCATCCGGCAACGGATCGGCGATGTTCAGCGCCGTGAAGTTCAAGGCCGCGTTCCCGATGTTCTCAAAGGCGTCATCCACAGTCACGGAAACGTCCGTTCCGAATGGAATCGGAACGTCGATCTCGAACTCATGCTGTACCAGACGCGGACGCGGTCCGGTGTTCAGACGGTAGACCAACAGCAGGCCCGCCGTCGTGATCTGGCGGACGCTGACCGCGGCGTAGTCGTAGGTGTTCGTCGAGTGCGAGGCCAGCGCCGTGCCCATGACAATGTCGCCGCCCGTGTGCACGTACCCCAGCGACCACTCCTTGCTCTGATTGTTGGCGTTCAGCAGGTGCCAGTACCCGTCGCGGTCGCCCGCGAAGACGTACTTGTCGCACGAGATCGTCGCCGACTGCGTCACCGACGCCACGCCTTCAGCGGAGAAGTTGTGAACCGCCAGACCGATGGCCTTGTCGATCATCAAAAGACCAAACGACGGGTTGTCCTGCGGGATGTACACGAAGTTGTTGCCGATCGCCGGGGCGCCGTAGAGCACCACGCCCTGGTTGAACTTCCAGACGATCGACGGGGTCACGTTGCTCGACACGTCGAGTTTGTAACGCCGACCGGTGTTGTCGCCATTGCGGGTCGCGCCGTAGAGGTAGCTTCCCTCGACCGACACGCCGCCCGGCCAACCGTCACCAGCCACATCGACCCAGCCCACTCCACCATTGACCGCGCCCCACTGGAAGGCACCGTTGGTAGCGTCGATCTTGTAGAGTGATCCGGTGTTAAGCGTGCCGCCAATCTGGGTGCCGACGTACAAGTACGACCCGTCAAAAGTCGGCCCATGCGCGACCGCCGCATCGAAGGTGATCGGGTTGGTCGGCCAGTTGCCCCACAGCGCACCGGTAGCCGCATCCAGCGCGTATAGCTGGCCCGGAGCTCCGAACGGCTCGGTCGCGACAAACACGACATCCGTGCCGGAGACATTGGCCACCACGCAGGTGTTGAACCGGTTTTGCCCGCTCAGGCCGCCGGGGACAGGACCGTACGAGGTGTTGACCGACCAGATGATCCCGCTGGCCTCGAGGTTCGGGCCCATCTTGGTGATGGCGTTGAAGTTACCACCGGTCGCATAGACGTTCCCGGCGGCGTCGATCGTGGTGTTGCCACGGTTCGACGAACCCATCTCCGGGGCGCCTTTGAAGTCGCCCAAGAAAGCGCCCGTGGCGAGATCCCAGCAGGTCACTTCCTGGTCCGACGAGATGTAAACACGGTCGTTGGCAACCGTCGGAGAGCAGAAGCTGTTCAGACGCGGCAGGGACTGCGCCCACTCCAGCTTGATCCCGTTCGGATCGCCCACGGCGATCGAAGAGAACGAGGTGCGCTGGGCATCATGCCCCCACTGGTTCCAAACGTCCGGACCAGGTGTGGTGCAGTGAGCAGGAACGATCGGCACCTTCTCCTTGCAAACATAGGCGTTGATGCCGAACTCACGACCCGTGCCTTGCGCTTGGGCCAGGTACTCCCAAGTCGCCACGCCACCGTTGAACGTGGCAAACGGGTAGTATGCCATCGAGAACATCGGAGAAGGCGGACAGGACGGCCCGGCGAACGGAGGGCCGTAGGCAATGCACCCAACGCCGCCTGCCGTCTGCACCGGACTAATGGCCACGAACAGGTTCTGCGGGAGGCCGCCGTTCAGTGTTCCCCAGATGATGTCGGGAATCGCCACGTAGTTCGGTGTCGCCCCATCCCAGATCAGGGAGGCGTTGGGAATGACCACCGAATACAAGAGGCCGCCCATCGCCGGATCGGGAACCGGTCCACAGGCGCGCGTGAAGCCCAGATCGCCGAAGATCTCGACCTGCCAATCATCGGTCGTTCCAGCGCCATAGAGAATAAACTCCACGCCCTTCAGGGTGTCCAGACCGATCGCCTGGAAGAGCACCGCCTCTTTCGTCCGTCCGCCCGCAACGCCAGACGGCAGGGGATAGTACGCCTCCCAGCAGTCGTTGTTGCGGAGGCCGGGGGTTCCGGTACCGCAGTCGGCCGCTTCGCCGACATAGTGCCACTGCCAGTCGCACAGACCGGGTGTGCAATGGGTCGCCGGATCGTCCGGGGTGTACCCCTCGGCGAACAGAATGTACTCGAGGTTGTAGGGACCGGGATCAGGCCAAGTGAAGTACTTGGACAATTCATCCCAGCCGAGGCCATACTCGTTGAACACGCCGCAAGTCACACCCATCGGCGCCGGGTAGCCGGCATTGCAACCGAGGCGCAGGGCACCCCCTGTTGGGCTGTACCAGGCCGCAAAGAACGGGCCGGACAGGCAGCATTCAATCGGGAACGGGAGGTTGATGATATAAGTGGCCGCAGCCGTCCAGGTCACTGCGTACGCCGGACCGACACAGAGCGCGCCGCCCGCTACCGGAGCCGGGGCGATCGCACACTCTGCCGTCGAGCTGACGCCGTAAACCAACGGCTGGAAGACAAACGTCATGGGGAACGGCCCGGCGGAGAACCGATTGATCATGTTGATCGCGGTCACGTCAAAGCTGGGAGTATTGACGCAGGTCCCGTTCCACCACGACGCGTTCGACGGATCCTGGTAGGCCGCATAGAACTCCATGCCGACATACCATCCGCCGACCGAGTAGGCGTACGCACCCTGCCACCGGCCATCGCAGAACGTCCCCGGCACCACCCGGTTCGTTCCGGCATTGACCGTGACCAGCGACCCCGAGGCCGCCTCCACAGACGGTGTGCCTTTGCTCTGCGGAGTCCTTCCCGCGTCGCCCTTCGGGTACACGCCATTGGCTGGATCGTAGTCCGTGGCGAATACCGTGACGCTCGCGAACAGAAGCAATCCCAGAGCGAGAACTGCAATAAGGGGTTTTTTGTGCATTTACAAAGTCCTCCTGAAAGATACACGATGTGAAGCTTCGTCAGATGAGGGGGCCACTTGTCCTGGGTTACTGGCTTGCCGGCCGATCCTTGCCTCTCTTCTCATATCGGCCGAATCTGATGCCGCTTTTTCAGTCCAACTGGCTTGATCCCCATCTTTCCTAAGTCTTCCGCAAGCATGGGCGGCTGTCGATCCATCATCGTGAATCGTGGTTGTCGCCATCCCGACGCCTGCTCGTTAGTCGAACGTCCTACGGCCTATGGCCGCGATGCGGGGATAGGAAATTTTCGGAACGGGCTAGGAGGAAAATACTGACCCGCTCGGCTTTCTACCTTTCCCACGCGAAAGGGAGCACCGTTCGGATAGGTATTTTGATTCGAAGAGTCACCCCGTCCGCCTTAGGCGGGCAGGGCTTTAAACGCTCGACCGTAAGATAGCACCCCCAGAAAACCTGTCAACGGTTTTTCGCGTTTTTTTTCTTGAAACAGACGAAAATCTTCACGATGGTCCGCATGGTCGACCAAACAGGGGGGCATGGGGCACCAGCACCATGCATCGACCGACTCCATCCAGACTATCTAACCTCTCCCCCCAGCTTGCCCCGAGCGGCTTGCCCCGAGCGAAGCCGAGGGGAGCCGAGAGGGAGAGGTCGATTCGACCAGAGGTCGGATCGGCTTGCCCTGAGCGGAGTCGAAGGGGTGAGGGAACAGCCCGGCGTACCCGCATCGACCTGTCATCCCGAGCCAAGCGAGGGATCTGCTGTCTCTGGAAAGTGTTGCTCTCACCGATGCTCATCTGTATCGCCGCCTGCCCAAGGCCGGTTTTCAGCTCCTACCCGCCCCCTCTGGCTCCAAACGCCAAACTTCAGCCAGACGGCTCCATACTGGTGACTTGGTTCCATCCCGATGTCTTCGCCGACTCCCTATCTGCGCACCAAGGCAGCACGACAAAGGGGGGTTTCCATGTTGGCGGCTACCCCGAGCCACGCGTGGCCTTCCGCCTCCCTGTCGCAGAGGGCGGAGCATTGCTGCACTCGATTGGGGCGTATTTCTTTGCGGCTGCCGATGTGACCGAGTTGGAGTGGGATTCGTTGGCGGCCTTTCACTGGTCGGTCCACACTGATTCAGACGGCGTTCCAGGGCCGGCGCTACTCCCCGGAATCAGTTGGGATCTCGGTGATGGTCCCTGGATTCGTTTTGGTTCAATGGGTTACAGGACTGTCGACTGGCGCCTTCCAGAGTCGATCGCCGGGTCGATCTGGCTGGTCGGCCTGTGGCCGCTTGGTGCTGACGGTGTCGTGCGTTTGGGCCGTGACGATCTTCCGCCCGCCCTCGAGACACTGGTCGGGTATTCGGACAACGGCGAAGCCGCCTGGCAGCCATGGTCTGGGGGCGGCATCTTCGTTGATGCCGTACTCCTCAAGTCCCTCCCTAACGAGCCGGGGGCTCTGGGATCGAGCCTCATGGCCGAGGAAGCGTCTCAGGACGGCAATCCGGCGTTCATTCTGACTGCCAACGCAGTCTCCGGACCCAGATCGCCTCACTCCGATACGATTCAGGGTACCTTCTTCGGGGGACTGCAATACGCGGACACCGGCATCGTTGTCGGGCAGTCCCACGAGTATCGCCTCGCCGCCGTCAACGGCGGCGACACCAGCGCGTGGGTAGGGACAGGACCTGTATTCGTGCCGTCCCGCTGGGGTATTTCCTTGTCAGGAAGCGAGATACACATACACGCCCGGCTTGGAGAAACGGCAACCGCCAGTCTGGGATTGGAGAACATAGGCATCGAGACGCTCCGAGTAGCCCTGGCGGACTCGTTTTCTCTGGCGCCCAGTCATGGGCCTCAAGCAGGCCCTGCTGGCTCGATTGGGATACGAGTGACCCCGAGTCTGGTGAATCTGCCACCCTACTCGAGAGATTCGGCGACTATTTCTATTTTCGGCTTGGCCACCGAGTTGGGCTCCTATTCAGGGTTTCTTCCGATGGTCGTGGAAGGAAGCGGACGTCCGGATCGCGATCGCTGGCTCTTGGAAGTCACTGCCACCGTTGATGCCAACACAGGTGTGTCAGAAAGAGGCGATGACAAAGGCAGCGTGCGCGGTGACGGGCTCCCCGTTGTCACCGTTAGGCCCAATCCCTTTTCCGACAAGCTTGCTGTCGATATCGTGTTGTCCGACAACGCATTTCACGAATGGGCGTGTTCCGGCGGTCGTTCACTCACAGGCCCGATTGAAGTTTCGCTTGTAAACGTCATGGGCGCAACTGTCGCTTCCCATCTGGCCAGCAGTGAGTTGTCTTGGGCGGGTGATCGACTGACGAATCTGGCAACGGTCGAATTCGAGGGTACCGGGGCCTTGTCGTCAGGTGTATACTTCTGCCGGGTGACATGGGGGCACTATTCGCATGTCGTCCCCGTGGTTCTGATCCGTTGACCGTTGCGCTCTTGTCTGTAGCTTGGGAGGTTTGGGATGCGTTCTTCGGCCGCTCGCAGATGTCCTCGCTCAATCCAGTTCCTCGTAATCGCTTGTTTTGCAGGCGGTTTGTCGTTGTCGTCGGACGCCATTGCCGACCCCAAGATACGGCTCTCGGAGGAGATGTTCGATTTCGGCTTCCTTCCTGAAGGTCCGCATGTCTATCACCGATACTGGCTCTGTAACGACGGCACAGACACGCTGAAGGTCACGGACGTACAGCCGGGGTGCGGCTGCACGACCGTTCCGCTTCCCAAGAAGACGGTGTCTCCAGGCGATTCTGTGCCTCTCGATCTGGCCTTCAACACACGGCATCAGGACGGCAAGGTGCAGAAGTCAGTCCTCCTGGTCAGTAACGATAAGGCAATGCCGGAGAAGAGATTGCTCTTCGTGTCCATGGTTGGCGCCGCCGAGGGGCTTGTCCGCGTCGCGCCGCGAGCCGCCTATCTGGACACGCTGGGCAAGGAATCACAGTCGTTTGTGATCACCAACACAAGTTCCACACCCTATAAGATCATGGTGACATCCCCTCCCCCAGAGTTCATGTCGTTGGTTTTGTCCAGCATGGACTTGCCGGCAGGAGGCAAGATCTCTGGGACTTTGGCCGCAGGCGCAAAGACCCCAATCGGGGTTTACACCGGGTCTTTCACGCTGAAGTTTGATGGCGAACAGTCTCATTCCGTGACCGTCCCGATCTACGGCATGGGGTTCTATCACTGATTTAACATTATAAATGACATTCAATTACAGATTCCTGCCGGATGTCGCCTTGGCGGATGCAGCATTTGCCGTCGAAGCCGACAGTTGGAGCGAGTTGTTTCTCGGGGCGGCGCTGGCGACGACGTCGGTCATGGTCGCGCTTGACGATCTGCGTTCTGACCTGAGCCGAATCCTCGAACTGACAGCCGCATCGGTGGAGCAATTGCTTTACGATTGGTTGTCTGAGATCGTATATCTTAAAGACACTGAGGGACTTTTGGTCAAGATGGGAGAGGTCGCCGTTGCTCCCGGTGACACGTGGCAAGTGCATGCTGTGCTGCACGGGGACAGGATCGATCGCGACCGCCAGCGACTCGGACAGGATGTCAAGGCGATCACCTATCACTTGTATGAAGTTGTTCAAGACGGCGACTCGTATCGGGCCCGTGTCGTCCTTGATATTTGATCGATTATGAGAGAGTTAGCGCGACAGATTCGACCGTATGTCTGGGAGATACCCCCTGACGCCAAGGCGGGAATGCGCGTTCCCGCGCGCATCCTTGCTTCGCCGTCAGTCTTCGCTTCGATGGACGATGGTGTCTTCAACCAGATAACCAATGTGGCCATGCTGCCGGGGATCCAACAGCATGCCCTGTGTATGCCTGATGGCCATTGGGGTTATGGTTTCCCCATCGGCGGAGTCGCGGCATTTGACTTGGAAGAGGGGGTGATCTCGCCGGGAGGGATCGGCTTCGACATCAACTGTGGGATGAGACTCCTACGCACGAACCTGACGTATGACGAGGTCAAGCCAAAGCTGGCCCAGTTGATGGACACGCTGTACTCTTTGGTTCCCTGCGGGGTCGGGTCCAAGGGATTCATTCGATTGAACGACAGCGAGTTTCGCGAAATGGCCGTGCAGGGTGCCGGGTGGTGCGTCAAGAGGGGATATGGGCGTCGCGAGGACCTCGATCACATCGAGGAAATGGGATGTATCCCTGATGCCGATCCCGATCAATGTTCCGGTAAGGCCATCCACCGCGGCCTTGACCAACTGGGCACGCTCGGCTCCGGGAATCACTACCTGGAAGTTCAAGTGATTCGCCCCGAGAACGTACTTGATCCGATTGTTGCTCATAGACTTGGAGTCGGAGTCCCGGACCAGATCTGCGTCATGGTTCATTGCGGTTCGCGTGGCTTTGGGCATCAGATTGGCACCGATTACCTCCGCGCCTTTGTACCGGTGATGGCCCGTCATGGCATCGTGACCGCGGACCGTGAGCTGGCATGTGCGCCGTTCTCGACTCCTGAGGGGCAAAGCTATTTCAAGGCAATGAATTGCGCCGCCAACGCCGCCTTCGCCAATCGGCAGGTGATCACCCACCGCATCCGCGAGGGATTCGCCAAGACATTCGGTAGGAATGAGTTGGACCTTGGGCTCGAGGTTGTCTATGACGTCGCGCACAACATCGCCAAAGTCGAACGATACACCGTAGGTGGGACGGAAAGGGACCTGCTTGTCCATCGCAAGGGCGCTACCCGTTCTTTTGGCCCCGGCCAAGCCCAGTTGCCATCCGCGTATCACGATATCGGACAGCCAGTTATAGTAGGCGGGTCGATGGAAACCGGCTCGTATCTCTTGATAGGGACCCAAGAAGCGATGGACTCCACCTTTGGTTCCACGCTCCACGGCTCAGGCCGCACGATGTCCCGTACCAAGGCCAAGCACATGATCCGGGGGGAGAAACTCAAGCAGAGTCTGCTTGATCGCGGCATTGCCATCAGAACCGCATCCTTGGCCGGCTTGGCCGAAGAAGCCGGCTTCGCCTACAAGGACATATCGGAAGTCGTTGCGGCCGTGCACGATATCGGCATATCCCGCCGTGTCGTCCGCTTCCTCCCCATCGGCAACATCAAGGGATAGACCACCAAGGGGTTGAAAACCCCCTGTCCTCGATTCGAAGCCACAACCTCGCGGACAGAGGGGCTTTCAGCCCCCTGCGGTGGGTGCGAAGCACCCACCTTGCGTCCCTCAACTCCATGGCAAACAAGGGGCTTCAGCCCCTTGCGCTACAGCCAGAGAACGTCCAAACAGCGGACAGGGGGCTTTCAGCCCCCTGCTTTCTTTGCTGCACAAACAAACCGCCCCGGTCCACAGAGGACCGGGGCGGAGTTCGTTCGTGTGAACGAGGTTACTTCAGAAGTGTCATCTTCTTGGTCGCCGTGAAGGTATCGGCCTTCACACGATAGAAGTAGACACCAGAAGCAACTTGGTTGCCGGAGGCGTCATTGCCGTCCCAAGCGACTTGGACCGTGCCCGCGTCGCTCGAGCCGGAGAACGTCCGGACAACCTGGCCGGCGATGTTGTA comes from Candidatus Zixiibacteriota bacterium and encodes:
- a CDS encoding DUF1573 domain-containing protein, with the protein product MSLSSDAIADPKIRLSEEMFDFGFLPEGPHVYHRYWLCNDGTDTLKVTDVQPGCGCTTVPLPKKTVSPGDSVPLDLAFNTRHQDGKVQKSVLLVSNDKAMPEKRLLFVSMVGAAEGLVRVAPRAAYLDTLGKESQSFVITNTSSTPYKIMVTSPPPEFMSLVLSSMDLPAGGKISGTLAAGAKTPIGVYTGSFTLKFDGEQSHSVTVPIYGMGFYH
- a CDS encoding archease — its product is MTFNYRFLPDVALADAAFAVEADSWSELFLGAALATTSVMVALDDLRSDLSRILELTAASVEQLLYDWLSEIVYLKDTEGLLVKMGEVAVAPGDTWQVHAVLHGDRIDRDRQRLGQDVKAITYHLYEVVQDGDSYRARVVLDI
- a CDS encoding RtcB family protein is translated as MRELARQIRPYVWEIPPDAKAGMRVPARILASPSVFASMDDGVFNQITNVAMLPGIQQHALCMPDGHWGYGFPIGGVAAFDLEEGVISPGGIGFDINCGMRLLRTNLTYDEVKPKLAQLMDTLYSLVPCGVGSKGFIRLNDSEFREMAVQGAGWCVKRGYGRREDLDHIEEMGCIPDADPDQCSGKAIHRGLDQLGTLGSGNHYLEVQVIRPENVLDPIVAHRLGVGVPDQICVMVHCGSRGFGHQIGTDYLRAFVPVMARHGIVTADRELACAPFSTPEGQSYFKAMNCAANAAFANRQVITHRIREGFAKTFGRNELDLGLEVVYDVAHNIAKVERYTVGGTERDLLVHRKGATRSFGPGQAQLPSAYHDIGQPVIVGGSMETGSYLLIGTQEAMDSTFGSTLHGSGRTMSRTKAKHMIRGEKLKQSLLDRGIAIRTASLAGLAEEAGFAYKDISEVVAAVHDIGISRRVVRFLPIGNIKG